A genomic region of Longimicrobium terrae contains the following coding sequences:
- a CDS encoding undecaprenyl-diphosphate phosphatase, translating into MDALLLLKAAVMGLVEGATEFLPVSSTGHLIVAADWLGFHSYKNAETFEVFIQLGAILAVVWLYRAKVFGVLAAAPRDRNARQLVINLMIAFLPAAVVGFLARDFIKEVLFNPFTVAVALVVGGILILVIERWVAGRAARTESVDDIRPPTALGVGIAQLAALVPGVSRSGATIMGGLSLGLSRVAATEFSFFLSIPIMVAASGYDLWKARDLMGAADAPVFAVGFIVSFLSAMVVIRALIKFVSSNTFIPFAWYRIVFGLLLIGLYWNR; encoded by the coding sequence ATGGATGCGCTGCTGTTGCTGAAGGCCGCGGTCATGGGCCTCGTGGAGGGAGCCACCGAGTTCCTTCCCGTCTCGTCCACGGGCCACCTGATCGTGGCCGCCGACTGGCTGGGCTTTCACAGCTACAAGAACGCCGAAACATTCGAGGTGTTCATTCAGTTGGGCGCCATCCTGGCGGTGGTGTGGCTGTACCGCGCCAAGGTGTTCGGCGTGCTGGCCGCCGCGCCGCGCGACCGCAACGCCCGCCAGCTCGTCATCAACCTGATGATCGCCTTTCTGCCGGCGGCCGTCGTGGGCTTTCTGGCGCGCGACTTCATCAAGGAAGTGCTCTTCAACCCGTTCACCGTCGCCGTCGCCCTCGTGGTCGGCGGCATCCTGATCCTGGTGATCGAGCGCTGGGTGGCGGGAAGGGCCGCGCGCACGGAATCGGTGGACGACATCCGCCCGCCCACGGCGCTGGGCGTGGGCATCGCGCAGTTGGCCGCGCTGGTCCCCGGCGTGTCGCGCTCGGGCGCGACGATCATGGGCGGCCTGTCGCTGGGCCTGTCGCGCGTGGCGGCCACGGAGTTCTCGTTCTTTCTGTCCATTCCCATCATGGTGGCCGCCAGCGGCTACGACCTGTGGAAGGCGCGCGACCTGATGGGGGCGGCCGACGCGCCGGTGTTCGCGGTGGGCTTCATCGTCAGCTTCCTGTCGGCGATGGTGGTGATCCGCGCGCTGATCAAGTTTGTTTCCAGCAACACCTTCATTCCGTTCGCGTGGTACCGCATCGTGTTCGGCCTGCTGCTCATCGGCCTGTACTGGAACCGCTGA